In Pantoea cypripedii, the following proteins share a genomic window:
- a CDS encoding AAA family ATPase, whose translation MASARALTQSPATLHLLCGKIAAGKSTLAHRLAQETGAVIISEDAWLAHLFADEMREVTDYVRCAAKLRNAMTPHLISLLRCGVSVVLDFPANTLQNRQWMKTVIQTAEAAHQLHFLDVTDDLCKARLHARNAAGEHDFAATDAQFALINSYFVAPQPEEGFNVVSWPAS comes from the coding sequence ATGGCGTCTGCGCGCGCGTTAACACAATCCCCCGCCACTTTACATCTGCTGTGCGGCAAAATTGCTGCCGGGAAATCGACGCTGGCACATCGGCTGGCTCAGGAAACGGGCGCGGTGATCATCAGTGAAGATGCCTGGCTGGCGCATCTGTTTGCCGATGAAATGCGTGAGGTGACGGATTATGTCCGCTGTGCCGCGAAGCTGCGTAACGCCATGACGCCACACCTGATCTCGCTGCTGCGCTGTGGGGTATCGGTGGTGCTGGATTTCCCCGCCAATACGCTGCAAAACCGCCAATGGATGAAAACGGTGATCCAGACCGCCGAGGCCGCGCATCAGCTGCATTTTCTCGATGTTACCGATGACCTGTGCAAAGCGCGGCTGCATGCGCGCAATGCGGCGGGTGAACATGATTTCGCCGCCACCGATGCGCAGTTCGCGCTGATCAACAGTTACTTTGTCGCCCCACAGCCGGAAGAGGGGTTCAATGTGGTGAGCTGGCCGGCATCGTAG
- a CDS encoding flavocytochrome c — translation MNTLTPILNPLTLPKGAVLKNRLVMAPMTTCTGYFDGGVTSDLVDYYRVRAGSIGTVIVECCFIDNRGPAFPGAIAIDSDNKIPGLAKIADAIKSQGSKAILQIYHGGRMVEPALIGGKTPVAPSAIAAPREGATTPQALTAEEVDVMITKFGDAVNRAIKAGFDGVEIHGANTYLIQQFYSPNSNQRDDKWGGSRDNRARFPLEVLEITHKMADRFAAADFIIGYRFSPEEIEVPGIRFDDTLYLLEKLAERGLDYVHFSVGQLLRPSIVDTKDPTPLITKYLALRSPTLAKVPVIGVGGVVNKEDAENALEHGFDLVAIGKACIAYPDWADRVIKNEHMELFIDSTKREELTIPEPLWRFSLVDAMIRDTSDTGRKYKAGVFQEKVEAEALKLKINVTLDTDRITDISLVPDASLDVDFTSTFESLRSRILVANSPHVDAVTGATTQSEALKKAVSRALATSSKEHVIDEGGNPNAPVNYDVVVVGSGGAGLAAAIQAHDDGARVVIIEKMPTIGGNTIKASVGMNAAETRYQRLKGIEDSKELFYDETLKGGKFKNNPVLLREFVEQAPGAIDWLTDKGIELCDITITGGMSIDRTHRPEDRSAVGGFLISGLVKNVNQRNIEVLLETSVAEILFENGAVSGVKVVDEYNDSRILNAKSVIVATGGFSANREMVVKYRPELDGFVTTNHKGATGSGIAMLQKIGADTVDMSEIQIHPTVEQTTSYLISEAMRGGGAILVSQAGKRFYNEMETRDKVSAEIIALPEKSAWIMFDEQVRQNNKAADEYIAKGFVISAPTPHELAVKLNMNQEALQTTLNRYNQFVEQQNDEDFGRKTALRHPLNHGPYFAIRIAPGVHHTMGGVTINTDTAVLDAQKQVIPGAWAAGEVVGGIHGANRIGGNAVADIIIFGIKAGRNAAALALG, via the coding sequence ATGAATACGCTCACCCCGATTCTTAATCCACTCACTCTGCCGAAAGGCGCTGTATTGAAAAACCGCCTGGTGATGGCACCGATGACCACCTGTACCGGTTATTTTGACGGCGGTGTGACCAGCGATCTGGTGGACTACTATCGCGTACGTGCGGGCAGCATCGGTACTGTGATTGTCGAATGTTGTTTTATCGACAACCGAGGCCCGGCCTTCCCCGGTGCCATCGCCATCGATAGCGACAACAAAATCCCAGGCCTGGCGAAAATTGCCGACGCCATCAAATCTCAGGGTTCCAAAGCGATTTTGCAGATCTACCACGGTGGTCGCATGGTGGAACCGGCACTGATCGGGGGTAAAACCCCGGTGGCACCGAGCGCCATTGCCGCACCGCGTGAAGGGGCGACCACCCCGCAGGCGCTGACGGCGGAAGAAGTGGACGTGATGATCACCAAATTCGGTGATGCGGTGAACCGTGCCATCAAAGCCGGTTTCGATGGCGTTGAGATCCACGGTGCCAACACTTACCTGATTCAGCAGTTCTATTCCCCTAACTCCAACCAGCGTGATGACAAATGGGGTGGCAGCCGCGACAACCGCGCGCGTTTCCCGCTGGAAGTGCTGGAAATCACCCACAAAATGGCCGACCGCTTTGCGGCGGCGGACTTTATCATTGGTTACCGCTTTTCGCCGGAAGAGATTGAAGTGCCGGGCATCCGCTTTGACGACACCCTGTATCTGCTGGAGAAACTGGCGGAACGCGGTCTTGACTATGTACACTTCTCCGTCGGCCAGCTGCTGCGTCCGTCAATTGTCGATACCAAGGATCCGACGCCGCTGATCACCAAATATCTGGCGCTGCGTTCGCCGACGCTGGCGAAAGTGCCGGTGATTGGTGTTGGCGGGGTGGTGAATAAAGAAGATGCGGAAAACGCGCTGGAGCATGGTTTCGATCTGGTGGCGATTGGTAAAGCCTGCATCGCCTACCCGGACTGGGCCGATCGCGTGATCAAAAACGAACATATGGAGCTGTTTATCGACAGCACCAAACGCGAAGAGCTCACCATTCCGGAACCGCTGTGGCGCTTCTCGCTGGTGGACGCGATGATCCGTGACACCAGCGACACCGGCCGTAAATACAAAGCGGGCGTGTTCCAGGAAAAAGTCGAAGCCGAAGCGCTGAAACTCAAAATCAACGTGACGCTGGATACCGACCGTATTACCGATATCTCGCTGGTGCCGGATGCCTCGCTGGATGTGGATTTCACCAGCACCTTCGAAAGTCTGCGCTCCCGTATTCTGGTGGCGAACAGCCCTCACGTGGATGCCGTAACCGGCGCAACTACCCAGAGTGAGGCGCTGAAAAAAGCGGTATCACGCGCACTGGCGACTTCCAGCAAAGAGCATGTGATTGACGAGGGCGGTAACCCGAATGCGCCAGTGAATTACGATGTGGTTGTGGTGGGTAGCGGCGGTGCCGGTCTGGCGGCGGCGATCCAGGCGCATGACGATGGCGCACGGGTGGTGATTATCGAGAAGATGCCGACTATCGGCGGTAACACGATCAAAGCGTCCGTCGGTATGAACGCGGCGGAAACCCGTTATCAGCGCCTGAAAGGCATCGAAGACAGCAAAGAGCTGTTTTATGACGAAACGCTGAAAGGCGGTAAATTCAAAAACAACCCGGTGCTGTTGCGTGAGTTTGTGGAACAGGCTCCCGGCGCGATTGACTGGCTGACCGATAAAGGCATTGAGTTGTGCGACATCACCATCACCGGCGGGATGAGCATTGACCGTACCCACCGTCCGGAAGATCGTTCCGCTGTCGGTGGCTTCCTGATCAGTGGTCTGGTGAAAAACGTTAACCAGCGCAATATCGAAGTGCTGCTGGAAACCTCAGTGGCGGAAATCCTGTTCGAAAACGGCGCGGTCAGCGGCGTGAAAGTGGTGGATGAGTACAACGACAGCCGTATCCTCAACGCGAAAAGCGTGATTGTGGCGACCGGTGGCTTCAGCGCCAACCGTGAAATGGTGGTGAAATACCGCCCTGAACTGGATGGCTTCGTCACCACCAACCACAAAGGCGCCACCGGTAGCGGCATCGCCATGTTGCAGAAAATCGGCGCGGATACCGTCGATATGAGCGAAATCCAGATTCACCCGACAGTCGAACAAACCACCTCGTACCTGATTTCCGAAGCGATGCGTGGTGGTGGGGCGATTCTGGTGAGTCAGGCGGGCAAGCGTTTCTACAATGAAATGGAAACCCGCGACAAAGTTTCCGCCGAGATTATCGCGCTGCCGGAGAAAAGTGCGTGGATCATGTTCGATGAGCAGGTGCGTCAGAACAACAAAGCGGCGGATGAGTACATTGCCAAAGGTTTTGTCATCAGCGCGCCCACCCCGCACGAGCTGGCGGTGAAACTGAATATGAATCAGGAAGCGCTGCAAACCACCCTGAACCGTTACAATCAGTTTGTTGAGCAGCAGAATGACGAAGATTTTGGCCGTAAAACCGCGCTGCGTCATCCGCTCAATCACGGACCTTACTTTGCCATCCGCATCGCCCCAGGGGTGCACCACACCATGGGTGGTGTCACCATCAATACCGACACCGCAGTGCTGGATGCGCAGAAACAGGTGATTCCGGGTGCCTGGGCGGCGGGTGAAGTGGTTGGCGGTATCCACGGTGCCAACCGTATCGGGGGTAACGCGGTTGCTGATATCATTATCTTTGGTATCAAAGCCGGACGTAACGCGGCGGCACTGGCATTAGGCTAA
- the msrA gene encoding peptide-methionine (S)-S-oxide reductase MsrA — protein sequence MAIEYAVIAGGCFWCTEAVFKGLIGVESVESGYTGGTRPHPTYEQVCSGATGHAEAIRIGFDPAQIGYGDLLDISFVTHDPTQLNRQGNDIGTQYRSAIFPANAEQEAEAIAAIARAQEDNKDPIVTTIEPLGEWYPAEDYHQDYWDGAGQRNGYCLAVIPPKLQKLKKSFANRMKPQSE from the coding sequence ATGGCAATTGAATACGCGGTGATCGCGGGTGGCTGTTTCTGGTGTACCGAAGCGGTATTTAAAGGTCTGATTGGTGTTGAGTCAGTCGAAAGTGGTTATACCGGTGGCACGCGTCCTCATCCCACTTACGAGCAGGTATGCAGCGGTGCAACTGGCCATGCCGAAGCGATCCGTATCGGTTTCGATCCGGCGCAGATAGGTTATGGCGATCTGCTGGATATCAGCTTTGTCACCCATGACCCGACGCAGCTTAACCGCCAGGGCAACGACATCGGCACCCAGTATCGTTCAGCCATCTTCCCGGCCAACGCCGAGCAGGAAGCGGAAGCCATCGCGGCTATCGCCCGCGCGCAGGAAGATAATAAAGATCCGATTGTCACCACCATCGAACCGCTGGGGGAATGGTATCCGGCGGAAGATTATCACCAGGATTACTGGGATGGCGCAGGCCAGCGTAACGGCTACTGCCTCGCCGTGATCCCGCCGAAGTTGCAGAAGCTGAAAAAAAGCTTTGCTAACCGCATGAAACCGCAGAGCGAATGA
- a CDS encoding FAD:protein FMN transferase produces the protein MTTDAGVYAYSAVLMGSPILLKLFEDNPPLAAQVFRLIKQQENLFTVNRADSEVMAINHAAGRHPVVVSEPVFALISIAHAVSLLPGSAFNFTIGPVVKRWKIGFQGHEVPPAEAIAALLPLTDPHQVVLNEAERSVFLQQPGMEIDLGAIAKGYIADRVQAFLRQQGVQQALINLGGNVQTLGSPPHDAAGWGIGLKKPFGREDELLGVLRVQGKSVVTSGIYERYFERDGRCWHHIFDPRTGYPLDNELLSITVISDRSLDGDIYTTLLYGMGVEQGLAYLADQPELDAIFVTRDREIICSSPRQFRFEQLDTAWPLRY, from the coding sequence ATGACAACAGACGCAGGCGTCTATGCGTATTCCGCCGTTCTGATGGGTTCGCCCATTCTGCTTAAACTCTTCGAAGATAACCCACCCCTCGCTGCTCAGGTATTCCGGCTGATCAAACAGCAGGAGAACCTGTTTACCGTCAATCGTGCCGATTCAGAAGTGATGGCGATCAATCATGCTGCCGGTCGCCATCCGGTGGTGGTCAGTGAGCCGGTATTTGCGTTGATAAGCATTGCCCACGCGGTCAGCCTGCTGCCAGGCAGTGCCTTCAATTTCACCATCGGGCCGGTGGTCAAACGCTGGAAAATCGGTTTCCAGGGCCATGAGGTGCCGCCTGCTGAGGCGATCGCGGCGTTATTGCCCCTGACCGATCCACATCAGGTGGTACTGAATGAGGCTGAACGCTCGGTATTCCTGCAACAGCCCGGCATGGAGATCGATCTCGGTGCGATTGCCAAAGGTTACATTGCCGACCGCGTGCAGGCTTTTTTACGCCAGCAGGGCGTGCAGCAAGCGCTGATTAACCTCGGCGGTAACGTCCAGACGCTGGGGTCTCCGCCTCATGATGCCGCAGGCTGGGGCATCGGTCTGAAAAAACCGTTTGGCCGCGAGGATGAACTGCTTGGTGTGCTGCGGGTACAGGGTAAGTCCGTGGTGACATCGGGTATCTATGAACGCTATTTCGAGCGGGATGGCCGTTGCTGGCATCATATCTTCGATCCGCGTACCGGTTATCCGCTCGACAATGAACTACTGAGCATCACGGTGATTTCCGATCGTTCACTGGATGGCGATATCTACACCACGCTGCTGTATGGCATGGGGGTGGAGCAGGGGCTGGCGTATCTTGCTGACCAGCCCGAACTCGACGCGATTTTTGTCACGCGCGACAGGGAAATTATCTGCTCCTCACCGCGTCAGTTTCGCTTTGAGCAACTCGATACTGCGTGGCCGCTGCGTTACTGA
- a CDS encoding ABC transporter substrate-binding protein produces the protein MLALGGVALSGMLGSPSAQAAEDEILIGYWPIVGGLPLYAGIEKGLFKQAGVNVRAVKFASPQQVVEAMITGRIHGCANGTATGALGLGAITSPDLFKIICSNPSNEKMVLDEFLVPVNSTAKSISDLKGKRIASGPGIQNVTMAKIILEKNGFTDTKVIELPVGQHAPSLAAGQIDGVYTLEPTGTVARMKGMGKVLETGVIAKYVLGDASAPWFGGAAALTSSFIKADPARAKQVIDAYGAAVKFIQQQPDEARQYVAGYTGIEAALVKEVPLPGFVMYDQLTGSNLQWFQKFYDVFTERKIFSKPLQVESLIYRA, from the coding sequence ATGCTGGCATTAGGTGGCGTCGCGCTCAGCGGCATGCTGGGCAGTCCATCCGCTCAGGCGGCAGAGGACGAAATCCTGATTGGTTACTGGCCGATTGTGGGCGGTTTGCCGTTATATGCCGGTATTGAGAAAGGGTTGTTTAAACAGGCAGGCGTCAATGTGCGGGCGGTGAAATTTGCCAGCCCGCAGCAGGTCGTGGAAGCGATGATCACCGGACGTATCCACGGTTGTGCCAATGGTACGGCCACCGGCGCGCTCGGCCTGGGAGCGATTACCAGCCCGGACCTGTTCAAAATCATCTGTTCTAACCCCTCCAACGAAAAAATGGTGCTGGACGAATTTCTGGTGCCGGTCAACAGCACCGCAAAATCCATCAGCGATCTGAAAGGTAAGCGTATCGCCAGCGGTCCGGGCATTCAGAACGTCACCATGGCGAAGATCATCCTGGAAAAAAATGGCTTCACCGATACCAAAGTGATTGAGCTGCCGGTCGGTCAGCATGCGCCTTCGTTAGCCGCCGGACAAATTGATGGCGTGTATACGCTGGAGCCAACCGGCACTGTCGCGCGCATGAAGGGCATGGGCAAAGTGCTGGAAACCGGGGTGATTGCGAAATATGTGCTGGGCGATGCCAGCGCGCCGTGGTTTGGTGGCGCGGCGGCACTCACCAGCAGCTTTATCAAGGCCGATCCGGCGCGGGCGAAGCAGGTGATTGATGCCTATGGTGCCGCGGTCAAATTTATCCAGCAGCAACCGGATGAAGCGCGCCAGTATGTGGCGGGTTACACCGGGATTGAGGCGGCGCTGGTGAAAGAGGTGCCGCTGCCGGGATTCGTGATGTATGACCAGTTAACCGGCAGCAACCTGCAATGGTTCCAGAAATTTTATGACGTGTTCACTGAACGGAAAATTTTCAGCAAGCCGCTCCAGGTGGAATCCCTGATCTATCGGGCATAA
- a CDS encoding flavin reductase family protein, translating to MNQNLHKIDFPVSKARKYLEPGPVVLVSSQFGDQHDIMTLGWHTILEFSPSLVGCMIAGGNYSHELIRQSGQCVINVPSSDLIDSVVAIGNCHGDRIDKFDAFKLTAEPATKVNAPLIQECFASFECQLYDDTMVDNYNLFIFEIVKAHVVEKPEFPPTLHYTGEGRFTVMSNLLLDKHRDFKPEMLI from the coding sequence ATGAACCAGAATCTGCATAAAATCGATTTTCCGGTCAGCAAGGCGCGGAAATATCTGGAGCCAGGACCGGTGGTGCTGGTTAGCTCGCAGTTTGGCGATCAGCACGACATCATGACGCTCGGCTGGCACACCATCCTGGAGTTCTCGCCATCGCTGGTGGGCTGTATGATCGCCGGAGGCAACTACAGCCATGAACTGATTCGGCAAAGCGGCCAGTGCGTGATCAACGTTCCCTCATCCGATTTAATCGATAGCGTCGTGGCGATTGGTAACTGCCACGGCGATCGTATCGACAAGTTTGATGCCTTTAAGCTGACCGCAGAACCGGCGACAAAAGTTAACGCGCCGTTGATTCAGGAGTGCTTCGCCAGTTTTGAGTGTCAGCTGTACGACGATACGATGGTGGATAACTACAATCTGTTTATCTTTGAGATCGTCAAAGCGCATGTGGTGGAGAAGCCGGAGTTTCCGCCGACCCTGCACTATACCGGTGAAGGTCGTTTTACCGTGATGAGCAATCTGTTGCTCGATAAACACCGCGACTTTAAGCCAGAAATGTTAATCTAA
- the umuC gene encoding translesion error-prone DNA polymerase V subunit UmuC: MYALVDVNSFYASCETVFRPDLRGKPIVVLSNNDGCIISLSKEAKKLGIKMGAPYFKQREELMRHQVVVFSSNYALYGDMSQRVMDTLVLMAPRVDEYSIDEAFVDLTGVDNCISLEAFGRQMRDRIYKETHLRVGVGIAPTKTLAKLANWAAKRWTKAENVMDLSAPVRQRKLMGMVPVDEVWGVGRRLAKKLNLMGIEKALQLADTPTALIRKQFGVVLERTVRELRGEPCLAFEEVIPNRQNILCSRSFGDRVTEYGDMREAISNYAARAAEKLRSERQYCRHIGAFIRTSPHDPHHPYYANSASTTLVTPTQDSRDIIHAALSCLEKIWMPGKRYLKGGVMLGDFFSDGVAQFDLFADYPPRRNSEQLMQLIDSLNAHQRGALWFAGQGIQKAWSMKREMLSPAYTTRFSDVPVVR; this comes from the coding sequence ATGTACGCACTTGTCGACGTCAACTCCTTCTACGCCTCGTGCGAAACCGTGTTTCGCCCGGACCTGCGCGGCAAACCGATTGTGGTGCTGTCCAACAATGACGGCTGCATCATCTCGCTGAGTAAAGAAGCCAAAAAACTTGGCATTAAAATGGGTGCGCCCTACTTTAAGCAGCGTGAAGAATTAATGCGCCATCAGGTGGTGGTGTTCTCCTCCAACTATGCGTTGTATGGCGACATGTCGCAGCGCGTGATGGATACCCTGGTTCTGATGGCTCCGCGTGTCGATGAATATTCAATTGATGAGGCCTTTGTTGATCTCACAGGCGTCGATAACTGCATCTCCCTGGAAGCGTTTGGTCGGCAGATGCGCGATCGTATTTATAAAGAGACGCATCTGCGGGTCGGCGTGGGCATTGCGCCGACCAAAACCCTCGCCAAACTGGCGAATTGGGCCGCCAAGCGCTGGACCAAAGCGGAGAACGTCATGGATCTTTCTGCTCCGGTACGTCAGCGCAAACTGATGGGGATGGTGCCGGTGGATGAGGTATGGGGCGTCGGTCGCCGCCTGGCGAAAAAGCTGAATCTGATGGGGATTGAGAAAGCCCTGCAACTGGCGGATACCCCGACCGCGTTGATCCGCAAACAATTTGGCGTGGTGCTGGAACGCACGGTACGTGAACTACGTGGTGAACCCTGCCTGGCGTTTGAGGAGGTGATCCCCAATCGGCAAAACATCCTCTGCTCACGTTCATTTGGTGACCGGGTGACCGAGTACGGTGATATGCGCGAAGCCATCAGCAATTACGCCGCGCGTGCGGCAGAGAAATTACGCAGTGAACGGCAATATTGCCGCCATATCGGCGCATTTATCCGCACCAGCCCGCACGATCCCCATCATCCGTACTATGCCAATTCAGCCAGCACCACACTGGTCACGCCGACACAGGATAGCCGCGACATTATCCATGCCGCACTGAGCTGCCTGGAGAAGATCTGGATGCCCGGCAAACGTTATCTGAAAGGGGGTGTGATGCTGGGGGATTTTTTCAGTGACGGTGTGGCACAGTTTGATCTGTTCGCCGACTACCCGCCACGACGCAATAGCGAACAGTTGATGCAATTGATCGACAGCCTGAATGCCCACCAGCGTGGCGCATTATGGTTTGCCGGTCAGGGCATCCAGAAAGCCTGGTCGATGAAACGGGAGATGCTGTCACCCGCCTACACCACGCGGTTTTCTGATGTACCGGTGGTGCGATAA
- a CDS encoding sensor histidine kinase yields MPEPYSPPDFPPRKRPMKLNTLVTLMLSTVIALVLLSVHLIYFFQIGATTRAQLEDKAMAVARTLADSPEVQHALLLPPNALLIQPIAAEIQQSNNLLFVVVTNMQGIRYSHLNPELVGQHFIGDDLEPALRGHENVSVNQGALVKALRVFTPVYNAQKQQIGVVVIGISLSAVTDQINQSRWSVLWTILIGALVGALGTFILVRVLKRILFGLEPHEISTLFEQRQAILNSVKEGVVAVDDQGQVTLVNQAAQKLLSAEIATSAISADRIYDASVINTHLQDVLQSGRPRRDEELNVNGHVLLSNTVPVRSQGRIIGAVCTFRDKTEISQLMQRLSGMVNYVDALRERSHEFMNKLHVILGLLHMKNYAQVETYVLKTANNYQTEIGSLVQKIKSPVIAGFLLSKISRASDRGHSLTISDASFLPDCGNEQQMAVLITVIGNLVENALDALDDQTEGEIHVMLHYQNGWLACEVSDDGPGIDPLILPTIFAKGFSTKGDDRGVGLFLLKQQTESLGGDVSVESEPGVYTQFLVQLPWDGGNQTA; encoded by the coding sequence ATGCCAGAACCCTATTCACCACCGGATTTCCCACCGCGTAAGCGACCGATGAAACTCAATACGCTGGTCACGCTGATGCTTAGCACCGTGATCGCGTTGGTGCTGCTCAGCGTCCACCTTATTTACTTCTTTCAGATTGGTGCCACCACGCGCGCGCAGCTGGAAGATAAAGCCATGGCGGTGGCGCGCACCCTGGCCGATTCGCCGGAAGTACAACACGCGCTGTTGCTGCCGCCCAATGCCCTGTTAATTCAGCCCATCGCCGCAGAAATCCAGCAGAGTAATAACCTGCTGTTTGTGGTGGTGACCAATATGCAGGGCATTCGCTATTCCCATCTCAATCCGGAATTGGTCGGCCAGCATTTTATCGGTGACGATCTCGAACCCGCGTTGCGTGGCCATGAAAATGTCTCGGTGAATCAAGGGGCGCTGGTCAAAGCCCTACGCGTGTTTACCCCGGTGTATAACGCGCAAAAACAGCAGATTGGCGTGGTGGTGATTGGTATTTCCCTCAGTGCGGTGACTGACCAGATAAACCAGAGCCGCTGGAGCGTGCTATGGACGATACTGATTGGCGCGCTGGTGGGTGCACTCGGCACCTTTATTCTGGTGCGGGTGCTGAAGCGTATTCTGTTTGGCCTCGAACCGCATGAGATCTCCACGCTGTTCGAGCAGCGTCAGGCGATCCTCAACTCGGTGAAAGAAGGTGTGGTGGCAGTGGATGATCAGGGCCAGGTCACGCTGGTCAACCAGGCGGCACAGAAGCTGCTGAGCGCCGAGATCGCCACCAGCGCCATCAGTGCCGACCGCATTTACGACGCCTCAGTGATCAACACCCATTTGCAGGATGTGCTGCAAAGTGGCCGTCCGCGCCGTGATGAAGAATTGAATGTTAACGGCCACGTATTGCTCAGCAATACGGTGCCAGTGCGCAGCCAGGGACGGATTATTGGCGCGGTGTGCACCTTCAGGGACAAAACCGAAATCAGCCAGCTGATGCAGCGCCTGAGCGGCATGGTAAACTATGTCGATGCGCTGCGTGAGCGCTCGCATGAATTTATGAATAAGCTGCATGTGATCCTCGGCCTGCTGCATATGAAAAATTATGCGCAGGTGGAAACGTATGTGCTGAAAACCGCCAATAACTATCAGACCGAAATTGGTTCGCTGGTGCAGAAAATTAAGTCGCCAGTGATTGCCGGGTTCCTGCTGAGCAAGATCAGTCGCGCATCGGATCGCGGGCATAGTCTGACCATCAGCGATGCCAGCTTTTTGCCCGACTGCGGCAACGAGCAACAGATGGCGGTGCTGATTACCGTGATTGGCAATCTGGTGGAGAACGCGCTGGATGCGCTGGATGACCAGACAGAAGGTGAGATCCATGTGATGTTGCATTATCAAAATGGCTGGCTGGCGTGCGAGGTGAGCGATGATGGCCCCGGCATTGACCCATTGATTCTGCCCACCATTTTCGCCAAAGGTTTCTCCACCAAAGGTGACGATCGCGGTGTCGGCCTGTTCCTGCTGAAGCAGCAGACCGAAAGCCTGGGCGGCGACGTCAGCGTGGAGTCAGAACCCGGCGTGTATACACAATTTTTAGTTCAGCTACCCTGGGATGGAGGAAATCAAACCGCATGA
- a CDS encoding ABC transporter permease, whose product MMQIWRRRLLPLIGPLLLFLLWQTAVSAKWLNPVLLPSPGETLGYLFSALADGSMNRDIGDTLYRTLMAFIVAAVLGVPLGVMLGSSERLYRSVEFLVDFFRSTPSSALIPMFMLIFGITDTNKIAIAAFAAVLVILFNSAYGVMNAKKTRIMAAQVMGVSRWHVFKDIMLMESLPQTFVGLRTGVSMALVIVIVAEMFIGSETGLGHRIIDAQQLFNIKDMYASILITGAFGYLLNLGFLLIEKRCVHWSGKA is encoded by the coding sequence ATGATGCAGATATGGCGTCGCAGATTGCTGCCGTTGATTGGTCCGTTACTGTTATTTCTGCTGTGGCAGACGGCGGTCAGCGCCAAATGGCTTAACCCGGTATTGCTGCCTTCACCCGGCGAAACTCTGGGTTATCTGTTTAGTGCGCTGGCTGATGGCAGCATGAATCGGGACATCGGGGATACGCTCTACCGTACGTTGATGGCATTTATTGTCGCCGCGGTGCTCGGCGTCCCTCTGGGAGTGATGCTGGGCAGTAGCGAGCGTCTTTATCGCAGCGTCGAGTTTCTGGTGGATTTCTTCCGCTCAACCCCTTCTTCGGCGCTGATCCCGATGTTTATGCTGATCTTTGGCATTACCGATACCAACAAAATCGCCATTGCCGCTTTTGCCGCGGTACTGGTGATTCTGTTTAACAGCGCCTACGGGGTAATGAACGCAAAGAAGACGCGCATTATGGCGGCACAGGTGATGGGCGTTTCACGCTGGCATGTGTTTAAAGACATCATGCTGATGGAAAGCTTGCCGCAAACCTTTGTCGGATTACGGACCGGTGTTTCGATGGCGCTGGTGATCGTTATCGTGGCCGAAATGTTTATTGGTTCGGAAACCGGGCTGGGACATCGCATCATTGATGCACAGCAGTTATTCAACATCAAAGATATGTACGCCTCGATTCTGATCACCGGTGCATTTGGTTATCTGCTGAATCTGGGTTTTCTGTTGATTGAAAAACGCTGTGTGCACTGGAGTGGCAAAGCATGA
- the dcuR gene encoding two-component system response regulator DcuR: MINVLVVDDDAMVAELNRCYIGQVPGFTCCGTAATLQQAKEKILNSEPPVDLVLLDIYMQQENGLDLLPELRKANCPVEVIIISSAADAATIKTSLHYGVVDYLIKPFQFPRFEEALTQWRQKKSLMDNQHYYQQSDVDLLIHGSPATQHDSKRLPKGLTPQTLRTLCQWIDAHPGTEFSTDELAAEVNISRVSCRKYLIWLAQINILFTSIHYGATGRPVYRYRLQPEYHSLLQQYCQ; encoded by the coding sequence ATGATCAACGTGTTAGTGGTTGACGATGATGCAATGGTCGCAGAGCTTAATCGCTGCTATATCGGCCAGGTGCCCGGCTTTACCTGCTGTGGTACTGCCGCAACGTTACAGCAGGCGAAAGAGAAGATCCTCAACAGCGAACCACCGGTCGATCTGGTGCTGCTGGATATTTATATGCAGCAGGAAAACGGTCTCGACCTGCTGCCAGAGCTGCGTAAAGCCAACTGCCCGGTAGAGGTGATTATCATCTCTTCGGCTGCGGATGCCGCTACCATCAAAACCTCGCTGCATTACGGCGTGGTGGATTATCTGATCAAACCGTTCCAGTTCCCGCGTTTTGAAGAAGCGCTGACTCAGTGGCGGCAGAAAAAATCGCTGATGGATAACCAGCATTATTATCAGCAGTCCGATGTCGATTTACTGATTCACGGCAGCCCGGCGACGCAGCATGACAGCAAGCGCCTGCCGAAAGGGCTAACACCACAGACGCTGCGCACGCTGTGTCAGTGGATTGATGCCCACCCAGGCACGGAATTCTCTACCGATGAGCTGGCGGCGGAAGTGAACATCTCCCGCGTCTCCTGCCGTAAATATCTGATCTGGCTGGCGCAGATTAATATTCTGTTCACCAGCATCCATTACGGTGCCACGGGTCGCCCGGTGTACCGCTATCGCCTGCAACCGGAATACCATTCGCTGCTGCAACAGTATTGTCAGTAA